The Mercurialis annua linkage group LG2, ddMerAnnu1.2, whole genome shotgun sequence genome contains a region encoding:
- the LOC126670319 gene encoding uncharacterized protein LOC126670319: MPCHEVKSWTFVGLVGAFLDLAIVFLVLCASTLAFFVSKFLGLFRLSLPCPCNGLFGDPNSGKCWQRVLVNCPSEKLSSVQFSVKNKFPFDSIWDKNLNPESDKNCEYAFGGLNDVASSSSFQERVSERSLVKEENFDAKGKGIWHQKVRNAIRRRKKGAADNGRFSSGVSFDSFQSDTQALPRSPSSVNKTANESNEDSRDFSMDMDFLGRQSTCSESNECTKDKKPTGKDGSHVEHLDFNLQGKLSDGNDEKNTIRVLEHALEEEQAARSALYIELEKEQNAAASAADEAMAMILRLQEEKASIEMEARQYQRMIEEKSAYDFEEMNILKEILLRREKEKHFLEKENEAYRQMIFGSDQLDPDCETDSTGNANRSAEYEVLSMESQSHSFALGKEMSIPEFDKVHSLKQITTNKYQQHLSSGNEEINDGDEKIKLLLPEKMPVPQAREAKFLEVTKEPTAEGFSLQEKKLAALVEEVQQQTDVIDTSRGSSYFNRTCDETNNMDSCVHDIHMVDNKSNTCDEVGSRKQSENICLDMPRSCNSPVLSRSKTEQYISRSCSEITSGLPPRGFLQKKPLLSDLRRNSMSAVDYERFKIDNEVGWLREKLRIIQEGREKLNISMDHREKENIQLQLLENIVSQLQEIRQTTESGNVIRRVSLPPQSFKIMSKKRRCRSVSLEVHRSN; this comes from the exons ATGCCTTGTCATGAGGTGAAATCATGGACATTTGTTGGTCTAGTGGGTGCATTTCTTGATCTTGCAATTGTATTTCTTGTTCTATGTGCATCAACTCTTGCGTTTTTCGTCTCGAAATTTCTGGGGTTGTTTCGATTGTCTCTGCCATGCCCTTGTAATGGACTGTTTGGTGATCCTAATAGTGGAAAATGCTGGCAAAGAGTGTTGGTAAATTGTCCATCTGAGAAGTTATCATCTGTGCAATTCTCTGTTAAGAACAAGTTCCCGTTTGATTCGATATGGGACAAAAACTTAAATCCCGAATCTGATAAAAATTGTGAGTATGCATTTGGTGGATTGAATGATGTAGCATCATCTAGCTCATTTCAGGAGAGGGTGAGTGAAAGGAGTCTCGTGAAAGAGGAGAATTTTGATGCTAAGGGGAAGGGGATTTGGCATCAGAAGGTGAGAAATGCTATTAGGCGTCGTAAGAAAGGCGCTGCTGATAATGGAAGGTTTTCTTCTGGTGTTTCATTTGATTCTTTTCAGTCTGATACACAAGCTCTTCCTCGATCTCCTTCCAGCGTTAATAAGACGGCAAACGAGAGTAATGAAG ATAGCAGGGACTTCTCAATGGACATGGATTTTCTAGGAAGACAGTCTACTTGTTCTGAATCAAATGAATGTACGAAAGACAAGAAACCGACAGGGAAGGACGGATCGCATGTTGAGCATTTGGACTTTAATCTCCAAGGGAAGCTTTCAGACGGTAATGATGAAAAGAATACAATTAGAGTCCTAGAACATGCATTAGAGGAAGAGCAAGCAGCGCGTTCTGCTTTGTATATAGAGCTTGAGAAAGAGCAGAATGCCGCTGCTAGTGCTGCAGATGAGGCCATGGCAATGATACTGCGTCTACAAGAGGAGAAAGCATCGATAGAAATGGAAGCTAGGCAGTACCAGAGGATGATAGAAGAAAAGTCTGCTTACGACTTTGAAGAAATGAACATTCTTAAAGAGATCCTACTAAGAAGGGAAAAGGAAAAACACTTCTTGGAGAAGGAAAATGAAGCTTATAGGCAAATGATTTTTGGCAGTGATCAATTGGATCCTGATTGCGAGACAGATTCGACAGGAAATGCAAATAGATCTGCTGAATATGAAGTTTTGTCCATGGAATCACAATCTCACAGTTTTGCCTTGGGGAAAGAGATGTCAATTCCAGAGTTTGATAAAGTTCATTCCTTGAAACAAATAACTACAAACAAATATCAACAGCATTTGTCAAGTGGCAATGAAGAGATCAATGACGGGGATGAGAAAATTAAGCTGTTATTGCCGGAAAAAATGCCGGTTCCTCAAGCAAGAGAGGCGAAATTTCTAGAGGTGACTAAGGAACCGACTGCAGAAGGATTTTCTTTGCAAGAGAAGAAATTGGCTGCTCTTGTTGAGGAAGTACAGCAGCAAACTGATGTCATCGATACAAGCCGAGGGTCATCGTACTTCAACCGTACTTGTGATGAAACCAATAATATGGATTCATGTGTGCATGATATTCATATGGTTGATAATAAATCAAATACATGTGATGAAGTTGGAAGTAGAAAACAATCAGAAAATATTTGCTTAGACATGCCGAGATCATGTAATAGTCCGGTTCTGAGTAGGTCAAAAACAGAGCAGTACATCAGCAGAAGCTGCTCCGAAATAACTAGTGGATTACCACCTAGAGGTTTCTTGCAAAAAAAGCCATTGCTTTCTGATCTCAGGAGAAACTCCATGTCTGCAGTTGATTATGAGAGGTTCAAAATTGACAATGAAGTTGGGTGGCTAAGAGAAAAGTTAAGGATCATACAAGAAGGTAGAGAGAAGCTAAATATTTCAATGGACCATAGGGAAAAAGAAAACATTCAGCTGCAACTTTTGGAGAATATTGTGAGTCAGCTTCAAGAAATACGTCAAACGACAGAAAGCGGAAATGTTATTCGCCGGGTCTCATTGCCCCCTCAATCATTCAAG ATAATGTCGAAGAAAAGGCGGTGCCGAAGTGTGTCTTTGGAAGTGCATAGAAGCAATTAA
- the LOC126670773 gene encoding uncharacterized protein LOC126670773 translates to MPCLAIRRWTFSGLVGAFLDLSITFLLLCASTLAYFASKFLAVFGLHLPCPCTGFFAIPDSDNNCLQRQFIDYPLRKISSIQSSVNAKFPFDSIGNRSQWKCKSNIAKIAGVGSEGESSSSCISTSSGKIVELNSTDLDDLVKMKEHGFVMGAISSRHGKEPKFEFKWKSLPRHRSKNNLRRRKKGVVDNRKLLHALSFKSIWSSDGSPQSDPQDLNNCRDGNEGNSMVDIGSKRKISQGFELYESVDENDITDQENNSELHGNSRNTIKLLELALEEEHAARAVLYIELEKERTAASTAADEAMAMIQRLQEEKASLEMEAMQSQRMIEEKYAYDAEEMNILKEILIRREREKYYLEKEVEAYRQMLIGNEEAYMNTYGYCNFSDEDYKAGKSKQASINGDDVVPEYSDEEIIPSSATLKLIESPSSSSPENSNSNQDQDDSIHDVHVIDDQSTVPKQLPTKLISQSSVGLPPIPSSSSRTRSTSVHGGLRPDMRRKSMSAFDSERFKIGSEISWLRERLRTVQEGREKIKICKGNKERENTQLQILEDITSHLKDIRQLTEPGKAARRASLPPISSNVMSKKRRWRSGPLLLEGSV, encoded by the exons atgccGTGCCTTGCAATTCGTAGATGGACATTTAGTGGTTTAGTAGGAGCATTTCTTGATCTTTCAATTACATTTCTTCTTCTATGTGCATCAACTCTTGCTTATTTCGCCTCGAAATTTCTTGCCGTGTTTGGATTGCACTTACCGTGTCCTTGCACGGGATTTTTCGCGATTCCTGATTCCGATAATAACTGCTTGCAAAGACAATTTATTGATTATCCTTTACGCAAAATTTCGTCCATTCAATCATCGGTCAATGCCAAGTTCCCTTTCGATTCAATCGGAAATCGTTCGCAATGGAAATGTAAGAGTAACATTGCTAAAATTGCCGGAGTTGGATCCGAAGGTGAGTCGTCCTCGTCGTGTATCTCAACATCTTCAGGAAAGATTGTGGAATTAAATAGTACGGATCTCGACGATTTGGTTAAGATGAAAGAACACGGTTTTGTGATGGGTGCAATCAGCTCTCGGCATGGTAAAGAACCGAAATTCGAATTTAAATGGAAAAGTCTTCCCCGCCATAGATCAAAAAATAACCTCAGACGTCGGAAAAAAGGCGTTGTCGATAACAGAAAGTTATTGCACGCTTTGTCGTTTAAATCTATATGGTCATCTGATGGATCTCCACAATCTGATCCTCAGGATCTTAATAATTGTAGAG ATGGAAACGAAGGTAATTCAATGGTGGACATCGGATCAAAGAGAAAAATTTCACAAGGTTTCGAATTATACGAATCAGTCGACGAAAACGATATTACAGATCAAGAAAACAATTCAGAATTACACGGAAATTCAAGAAATACGATCAAGCTTCTCGAACTAGCACTAGAAGAAGAACACGCCGCTCGAGCCGTCCTGTATATAGAACTCGAAAAAGAGAGAACCGCCGCCTCCACGGCGGCCGACGAGGCAATGGCGATGATCCAGCGCCTCCAAGAAGAAAAAGCGTCGTTAGAAATGGAAGCAATGCAAAGCCAGAGAATGATCGAAGAAAAATACGCTTACGACGCTGAAGAAATGAATATTTTGAAAGAGATTTTAATCAGAAGAGAAcgagaaaaatattatttggagAAGGAAGTCGAAGCTTATCGGCAAATGCTCATCGGAAACGAGGAGGCGTATATGAACACGTACGGTTACTGTAATTTTAGCGACGAAGATTATAAGGCGGGAAAATCGAAGCAAGCTTCGATTAACGGCGACGATGTTGTACCGGAATATTCCGATGAGGAGATTATACCGTCGAGCGCGACGTTGAAGTTAATTGAATCGCCGTCGAGTTCTTCACCGGAGAATTCGAATTCGAATCAAGATCAAGATGATTCGATTCATGATGTTCATGTAATTGATGATCAATCTACCGTGCCGAAGCAGTTACCGACGAAATTAATCAGTCAGTCTAGCGTCGGATTACCGCCGATTCCGAGTTCGAGTTCGAGAACCAGATCGACATCCGTGCACGGCGGATTACGGCCGGATATGCGGAGGAAATCGATGTCGGCGTTTGATTCGGAGCGGTTTAAAATTGGGAGTGAGATTAGTTGGCTGAGGGAGAGACTGAGAACTGTTCAAGAAGGAAGAGAGAAGATTAAGATTTGTAAAGGGAATAAGGAGAGAGAGAATACTCAGCTGCAAATATTGGAAGATATTACCAGTCACCTGAAAGATATTCGCCAGTTGACGGAGCCGGGAAAAGCCGCCCGCCGCGCTTCATTGCCGCCGATTTCTTCTAAC GTCATGTCCAAGAAAAGGCGGTGGCGGAGTGGTCCTTTGCTGCTTGAAGGAAGCGTATAA